A part of Miscanthus floridulus cultivar M001 chromosome 6, ASM1932011v1, whole genome shotgun sequence genomic DNA contains:
- the LOC136456834 gene encoding LOW QUALITY PROTEIN: pentatricopeptide repeat-containing protein CRR2, chloroplastic-like (The sequence of the model RefSeq protein was modified relative to this genomic sequence to represent the inferred CDS: inserted 2 bases in 2 codons; deleted 1 base in 1 codon), translating into MLAHSQAQPTRQAAPENEPTTLPSHXKSRKKSAIFSVSARRCPLSPASPLLSTFPSFQLLSELRRPTQPXPKYLPLPRRLTVTPLLAFRRLRVRVRPRPAPIPMSATASPYTSLLHLPHRPFGPRRPRLTRLRCLASLAPASSGASPENEDHLIQTLCAHGRLARAAALLQGLPAPTQRTYESLLLAAARAGDTALAAAVHRRLEADPVFRSDPFLSTRLIDAYAALSALPAARQVFDEAPVKNIFVWNAMLKALALADHGEEALACLADMGRLGVPVDSYSYAHGLKACIAASASHGPASARVWEMHAHAIRRGYGLHTHVATTLIDCYAKLGMVGYSERVFTSMPDRNLVSWSAMIGCYAKNERPGDAIQIFREMMASDADLVPNSITIVSVLHACAGVNALGQGKVLHAYILRRGFDSLVSVLNALMAMYMKCGCLEIGRYIFNWIGRRRNVVSWNSLISGYGMHGFGRESIQVFEEMIQEGISPSIITFISVLGACSHAGLVEQGKKLFESMVDYNVTPRAEHYACMVDLLGRAGRLDEAVELIQSMRIQPSPQVWGSLLGACRIHGHVEYAEMACSHLFDLEPQNAGNYVLLADIYARAKLQNQVDVLKELLEEHALEKVPGCSWIEVKKKLYSFASVDKNPQVEELQALIGEFVTQMKNEGYVPDTGSVLYDIEEEEKERILLGHSEKLAVAFGLINTGSGEVIRITKNLRLCEDCHSVTKFISKFTDREIVVRDVNRFHHFRNGVCSCRDYW; encoded by the exons ATGTTGGCCCACTCACAAGCCCAACCAACACGCCAGGCCGCTCCAGAAAACGAGCCCACGACTCTGCCAAGCC CAAAATCCCGCAAAAAATCCGCAATCTTCTCCGTCTCCGCGCGGCGCTGCCCATTGAGTCCCGCCTCGCCGCTGCTTTCCACTTTTCCAAGCTTCCAGCTGCTGTCCGAGCTCCGACGTCCGACCCAAC ACCCGAAATATCTCCCTCTCCCGCGCCGCCTCACGGTGACGCCCCTCCTCgccttccgccgcctccgcgTCCGCGTCCGCCCCCGCCCCGCCCCCATCCCCATGTCCGCCACTGCCTCCCCGTACACCTCCCTCCTCCACCTCCCCCACCGCCCGTTCGGGCCCAGGCGACCGAGGCTGACGCGCCTCAGGTGCCTCGCGTCGCTCGCGCCGGCGTCTTCGGGCGCTTCGCCGGAGAACGAGGACCACCTCATACAAACGCTCTGCGCCCACGGGCGCCTCGCCCGGGCCGCGGCGCTCTTGCAGGGGCTTCCCGCGCCAACGCAGCGCACCTACGAGTCGCTCCTACTCGCGGCCGCGCGGGCGGGGGACACCGCGCTCGCCGCGGCCGTGCACCGCAGGCTCGAGGCGGACCCGGTGTTCCGCTCCGACCCCTTCCTGTCGACCCGCCTCATCGACGCCTATGCTGCGCTCAGCGCGCTCCCAGCCGCGCGCCAGGTGTTCGACGAGGCGCCCGTGAAGAACATCTTCGTGTGGAACGCGATGCTCAAGGCGCTCGCGCTCGCCGACCACGGAGAGGAGGCTCTCGCGTGCCTTGCTGACATGGGCCGGCTCGGTGTTCCCGTCGACAGCTACAGCTACGCGCACGGTCTTAAGGCCTGCATTGCAGCGTCAGCGTCGCACGGGCCGGCCTCTGCCCGTGTATGGGAGATGCACGCTCATGCCATCCGTCGCGGCTATGGATTACACACGCATGTTGCTACCACTCTTATTGACTGCTACGCGAAGCTTGGGATGGTCGGCTATTCTGAGCGTGTGTTCACTTCAATGCCTGATAGGAATCTTGTGTCATGGAGTGCCATGATTGGGTGCTATGCCAAGAATGAGCGTCCTGGTGATGCGATTCAGATCTTTCGGGAGATGATGGCTTCTGATGCAGACCTGGTACCAAACTCGATCACAATTGTTAGTGTCTTGCATGCCTGTGCTGGGGTAAATGCACTCGGTCAGGGCAAAGTACTACATGCATATATCCTTCGGAGGGGGTTTGACTCACTTGTTTCAGTGCTGAATGCGTTGATGGCAATGTACATGAAATGTGGGTGCCTTGAGATCGGGCGCTACATCTTCAATTGGATAGGGCGCAGAAGGAATGTTGTGTCATGGAATTCACTTATATCTGGATATGGAATGCATGGCTTTGGTCGTGAGTCAATCCAGGTGTTTGAGGAGATGATTCAGGAAGGCATTTCGCCAAGTATCATCACATTTATTAGCGTCCTTGGGGCTTGTAGCCATGCTGGACTTGTGGAGCAGGGGAAGAAGCTATTTGAATCAATGGTGGATTACAATGTCACACCTCGTGCTGAGCACTATGCTTGCATGGTTGACCTTCTTGGTCGTGCCGGGCGCCTGGATGAAGCTGTGGAGCTGATACAGAGCATGCGCATTCAACCAAGCCCTCAAGTTTGGGGCTCACTTCTTGGAGCTTGCAGAATTCATGGCCATGTTGAGTATGCTGAGATGGCATGCTCTCATCTCTTTGATCTTGAGCCCCAAAATGCTGGAAACTATGTTCTCCTGGCAGATATTTATGCCCGAGCTAAGTTGCAGAACCAAGTTGATGTACTAAAGGAGTTACTTGAGGAGCATGCACTGGAGAAGGTGCCAGGCTGTAGCTGGATAGAGGTGAAGAAGAAGCTGTACTCATTTGCTTCAGTTGACAAGAACCCACAGGTGGAGGAGCTGCAAGCATTGATTGGTGAGTTTGTGACACAGATGAAAAACGAGGGCTATGTCCCTGACACAGGATCAGTTCTGTATGATattgaagaagaggagaaggagaggattTTGCTTGGCCACAGTGAGAAGTTGGCTGTTGCTTTCGGGCTT ATCAACACTGGCAGTGGAGAGGTTATCAGGATCACAAAGAACCTCAGGCTTTGTGAGGACTGTCATTCAGTCACCAAGTTCATCTCCAAATTCACAGA